The following coding sequences are from one Poecilia reticulata strain Guanapo linkage group LG18, Guppy_female_1.0+MT, whole genome shotgun sequence window:
- the arhgef11 gene encoding rho guanine nucleotide exchange factor 11 isoform X8, which yields MSLRQPTSTLDSPFAAWLSSLTAGDSERRAPASQQREVTIDESSSPGLVHRCVVVQKDQLGFGFTVCGERVKLVQNVRPGGAAVKAGVHEGDRIIKVNGSPVSTMTHQEVVKLIKSGPYVALTLQGPPPSATSVPLEPLPSDPTPNQRSSLAGEGLPPPPLPLPSGLGSTPSQRITLPKPLQDPEVQKHASQILRKMLEQEEAELQDLMEEWLKNPSPSLEERIESAKRRAHQVRVKIQNQEGTGSESVTNYIQAGEGRLSMDSSEGDLEGVKAQIISPEDEDEEGDGYAFNEMDGPFQDIELLKSRPAHMTVFMRYVFTQLLDPNPLLFYLSVEAYLGSAPKDARALAPQICSHFLDPDAPLKIKVREEFLTEIENRLHAQEDIRGPLSELQQQVLPDIQDQIQDYRNKQMIGLGSLFGEGDLLQLDGDPLKEKQVVDRQVAALWEILSKDEEDRSSPLASAVLLYLRHSGIKLRDSKVFLGLSTEKDKWLAFLKPKKPSSVKKEKDGEDKKRNPILKYIGKPRSTSQSTFHVPLSPTEVRPGSVKNIIQQFENHTELPGEEDGDGVDPQRLSSSSLGEEGMDSHMVSVRLGRSGSLKAQGEDRRRGTISSGDSVPRSRSDVDMEDCEEREQPGLRLLQHSASSSASSSSARSLENPTPPYTPRSRRRSVDSQLALLPDTAVLEDEVSDGQNWRDTVPPELLATLSPREVERQAVIYELFTTEVSHLRTLRVLDKVFYRKMRSVLNSEELACIFPNLPQVYELHASLCEEMKKRRESPIVQNIGDVMLAKVEGAAGNEFQEQASQLCCQQTQALELIKNKKRKDQRFAQIIQECEASPQCRRLQLKDLLVSEMLRLTKYPLLLDKIIKYTEGGSSDLPSLQRAQACCRGILKAVNEDVRETEHRQRLSQYQRRLDSAPQFKSLDLTMKRMIHEGPLVWKIGKDKQIEIQALLLSDCLVFLQKGPDDRLLLRYPSRWMGGGGGVIADTKTSFSPVVKLDSLLVRSVATDKKALYIISTKETQIYELAAGSPSEKDTWKDLLEKTIKTSSPQSNHGSLPVSSTSLRSRSPALTEVHPAEEESEFIGSHTSADGGMLGDHLTDQPEANSCDEDRAVGVAEAALHDVETLRRLILPDVDEDRRSHDVDEDRRSHDTDDTPTNTMSNGNPDGRRQDSLETVLDLCLSEPEPGQPEAPPPESRQPSAKVVRRAVVAGAPPNPPHSSSAPDGTAGDVSLPSDLSSQSRGEADTQGNVFYLVMPLDQGESATDDLPDPPTPTASHFPQPPQEVTLSQTQLEEVEEEEEEVVAACCPEFIQSETETMQMEVELEEDDNDNDGEEDDETGPPPAAQQSHVIRNADEIFLTIEGLMSKLHKLKEIEKAHHKLLESLRDPSLSLESEDQACLSATVSRTPSMDRSSGDGKEGNPGDPRIFSTGF from the exons ATGAGCCTCCGCCAGCCCACATCCACCCTGGACAG CCCTTTTGCTGCTTG GCTCAGCAGTCTGACAGCTGGCGATTCGGAGCGCAGAGCCCCTGCCAGCCAACAGAGAGAGGTGACGATAGATGAGAGTTCAA GTCCTGGTCTGGTCCACAGGTGTGTGGTGGTGCAGAAGGACCAGCTCGGTTTCGGCTTCACTGTCTGCGGAGAGAGAGTCAAGCTAGTGCAGAATGTCCGGCCAG GTGGCGCTGCAGTCAAAGCTGGGGTACATGAGGGGGACCGGATCATTAAG GTGAACGGTTCACCGGTCTCCACCATGACTCACCAGGAAGTGGTAAAGCTCATAAAAT CCGGACCGTACGTCGCCCTGACACTACAAGGACCGCCCCCGTCCGCCACCTCCGTGCCCTTGGAGCCCCTCCCTTCAGACCCTACGCCCAATCAGAGGTCTTCCCTGGCCGGGGAGGGCCTACCCCCTCCGCCTCTGCCCTTACCCTCCGGACTGGGCAGCACCCCATCCCAAAGAATTACTTTACCCAAACCGCTACAG GATCCAGAAGTGCAAAAGCATGCAAGTCAGATACTCAGGAAAATGTTGGAGCAGGAAGAGGCTGAACTCCAG GACTTGATGGAGGAATGGTTGAAGAACCCGTCGCCGTCGCTGGAGGAGCGCATCGAGAGCGCCAAGAGGAGAGCTCACCAAGTCAGAGTCAAGATTCAGAATCAG GAGGGAACAGGATCAGAATCCGTCACAAACTACATCCAAGCAGGAGAag GACGGCTGTCGATGGACTCCAGTGAAGGAGACTTGGAG GGTGTCAAAGCCCAGATCATCAGCCctgaggatgaagatgaagaaggtGATGGCTATGCCTTTAATGAg ATGGACGGTCCCTTCCAGGACATCGAGTTGTTGAAGTCACGGCCAGCACACATGACAGTGTTCATGAGATACGTCTTCACCCAGCTGCTGGACCCAAACCCTCTG CTGTTCTACCTGTCTGTAGAGGCGTATTTAGGCTCCGCCCCTAAAGACGCCCGCGCACTCGCGCCTCAGATCTGCTCCCACTTCCTGGATCCAGACGCT CCTTTGAAAATCAAAGTACGCGAGGAATTTCTAACAGAAATAG AGAACCGCCTTCACGCCCAGGAGGACATCCGAGGGCCTCTGTccgagctgcagcagcaggttctgCCGGACATCCAGGATCAGATTCAAGACTACAG GAACAAGCAGATGATTGGTCTGGGCTCTCTGTTTGGGGAGGGAGACCTGCTTCAGCTGGACGGAGACCCCCTGAAGGAGAAGCAGGTGGTGGACAGACAGGTCGCCGCTCTCTGGGAGATTCT ATCAAAGGATGAAGAGGACAGAAG CTCCCCTCTGGCCTCAGCTGTCCTCCTCTACCTGCGACACTCCGGCATCAAGCTCAGAGACTCCAAGGTCTTCCTCGGCCTGAGCACGGAGAAGGACAAGTGGCTGGcttttttaaaacccaaaaag CCGAGCAGCgtgaagaaagagaaagatggaGAGGATAAGAAGAGAAACCCCATCCTGAAGTACATCGGCAAACCCCGGAGCACATCTCAGTCCA CATTCCACGTCCCGTTGTCACCCACAGAAG TGCGTCCCGGCAGCGTGAAGAACATCATTCAGCAGTTCGAGAACCACACAGAGCTTCCAGGAGAGGAGGACGGGGATGGTGTGGACCCCCAGAGGCTGTCCTCCAGCAGCTTGGGAGAAGAAGGCATGGACAG TCACATGGTCTCGGTGCGTCTGGGGCGCAGCGGGTCGTTGAAGGCTCAGGGCGAGGACCGCCGGCGGGGCACCATCTCCAGCGGGGACTCGGTGCCTCGCTCTCGCAGCGACGTGGACATGGAGGACTGCGAGGAGAGGGAGCAACCGGGCCTCCGGCTGCTCCAGCACAGCGCCTCGTCGTCCGCATCCAGCAGCTCCGCTCG GTCTCTTGAGAACCCTACACCCCCATACACCCCTCGGTCCAGACGCAG GAGTGTGGACTCGCAGCTGGCCCTGCTACCAGACACCGCGGTGCTGGAGGACGAGGTGTCTGACGGTCAGAACTGGAGGGACACGGTTCCCCCTGAGCTCCTGGCGACCCTCAGCCCCAGGGAAGTGGAGCGGCAAGCCGTTATTTACG AGCTGTTCACCACTGAGGTGTCCCACCTTCGGACCTTACGGGTTCTTGACAAGGTTTTTTACCGGAAGATGAGATCTGTGCTGAACTCGGAGGAGCTGGCCTGCATCTTCCCAAACCTGCCTCAGGTCTACGAGCTCCATG cGAGTCTTTGTGAGGAGATGAAGAAGCGAAGAGAGAGCCCCATCGTTCAGAACATCGGTGACGTCATGCTGGCCAAG gttGAAGGCGCAGCTGGAAACGAGTTTCAGGAGCAGGCGTCGCAGCTGTGCTGCCAGCAGACTCAGGCACTGGAGCTCATCAAGAACAAAAAACGGAAAGATCAACGTTTCGCCCAAATCATCCAG GAGTGTGAGGCGAGTCCTCAGTGTCGGAGGCTGCAGCTCAAAGACCTGCTGGTGTCCGAGATGCTGAGACTCACCAAGTATCCTCTGCTGCTCGACAAGATCATCAAATACACGGAGG gCGGCTCATCGGACCTCCCGTCGCTGCAGCGTGCCCAGGCCTGTTGCCGAGGCATCCTGAAGGCGGTCAATGAAGACGTGAGGGAGACGGAGCACCGGCAGCGGCTCAGTCAGTACCAGCGCCGGTTGGACTCCGCGCCTCAGTTCAAG AGTCTGGACCTCACCATGAAGAGAATGATTCACGAAGGTCCTCTCGTCTGGAAGATCGGCAAAGACAAGCAGATAG AGATCCAAGCGCTGCTGCTGTCGGACTGCCTGGTCTTCCTCCAGAAAGGCCCAGACGACCGGCTGCTGCTGCGCTACCCGTCCCGCTggatgggaggaggaggaggggtcaTCGCGGACACCAAGACCTCCTTCAGTCCCGTGGTGAAGCTGGACTCGCTGCTCGTCCGCTCCGTAGCTACAG acaaaAAAGCTCTGTACATCATCAGCACCAAAGAGACGCAGATTTACGAGCTGGCGGCGGGGTCGCCATCTGAGAAAGACAC CTGGAAGGATTTACTTGAAAAGACCATTAAAACTTCATCTCCACAGAGCAATCACGGATCACTTCCTGTATC ttctACCAGCCTACGAAGCAGGTCACCAGCCTTAACTGAAG TCCACCCGGCGGAGGAGGAGTCGGAGTTTATTGGGAGCCACACCTCCGCTGACGGCGGCATGCTGGGTGACCATCTCACCGACCAACCTGAAGCCAACAGCTGTGATGAGGACAGGGCAGTCGGCGTGGCCGAAGCGGCTCTGCACGACG TGGAAACGCTGCGGAGGCTCATACTGCCGGATGTGGACGAGGACCGGAGGAGCCACGATGTGGACGAGGACCGGAGGAGCCACGATACGGATGACACCCCCACCAACACCATGAGCAACGGGAACCCCGACGGACGACGGCAGGACTCCCTGGAGACCGTCCTGGACCTCTGCCTGAGCGAGCCGGAGCCCGGGCAGCCGGAGGCTCCGCCCCCAGAAAGCAGGCAGCCCAGCGCCAAGGTGGTGCGGAGAG CTGTGGTTGCGGGTGCTCCTCCTAATCCTCCTCATTCTTCTTCTGCCCCTGATGGCACCGCCGGCGATGTTAGCCTCCCCTCCGATCTGTCGTCGCAGTCTAGAGGCGAGGCCGACACGCAGG GGAACGTCTTCTACCTGGTGATGCCGTTAGACCAAGGAGAGAGCGCCACCGACGACCTCCCCGACCCTCCTACGCCCACCGCAAGCCACTTCCCTCAACCTCCACAGGAAGTGACGTTATCACAGACTCAactggaggaggtggaggaggaagaagaagaagtagtaGCGGCCTGCTGCCCGGAGTTCATCCAATCAGAGACAGAAACTATGCAAATGGAAGTAGAGTTAGAGGAAGACGACAATGACAATGATGGTGAAGAGGATGATGAAACGGGCCCGCCTCCAGCTGCACAACAGAGTCACGTGATCAGAAACGCGGATGAGATTTTCCTCACCATCGAGGGCTTGATGAGCAAGTTGCACAAGCTGAAG GAAATCGAGAAGGCCCATCACAAGCTGCTAGAATCTCTCAGAGATCCCTCCCTCAGTCTGGAGTCAGAGGACCAGGCATGTCTCTCAGCAACCGTCTCCAGGACGCCGTCCATGGACCGCAGCTCAGGAGACG GTAAGGAGGGGAACCCGGGAGATCCCAGAATCTTCTCAACCGGATTCTGA